One region of Endozoicomonas sp. Mp262 genomic DNA includes:
- the era gene encoding GTPase Era, whose product MNTNTSRSAEGSFFAEGSLPAEGSLPAEELLQAGENDAITGGDRCGYVAIVGRPNVGKSTLLNHILGQKLSITSRRPQTTRHQVLGIKTEKGVQTVYVDTPGMHKVQKKAINRYMNRAASSALADVDAIVFVVDRLTWTDEDQMVLNKIRDARCPVILAVNKVDRIKDKETLFPHLELLARKADFKAIIPLSAQHGHNLEQLEEQVADLMPDSIHFFPEDQITDRSSRFLAAELVREKVMRQLGDEIPYEIAVEIEEFRQEQRPKGPLLTISALILVERPGQKAIVIGDKGARLKKIGQESRYDMERMFDSKIMLNLWVKVKGGWSDDERALKSLGYEHQ is encoded by the coding sequence ATGAATACAAACACCTCTCGCTCTGCCGAAGGTTCTTTTTTCGCTGAAGGCTCTCTTCCCGCTGAAGGCTCTCTTCCCGCCGAAGAACTACTTCAGGCCGGTGAAAATGATGCAATAACCGGAGGGGATCGTTGTGGTTATGTGGCCATTGTAGGTCGACCTAATGTGGGTAAGTCGACACTGCTGAACCACATTTTGGGGCAGAAACTGTCTATCACCTCCCGCCGTCCCCAGACTACCCGGCATCAGGTGCTGGGAATCAAAACAGAAAAGGGAGTGCAGACCGTTTATGTGGACACACCCGGTATGCACAAGGTTCAGAAAAAAGCCATTAACCGCTATATGAACCGGGCGGCAAGTAGTGCCCTGGCAGACGTGGATGCGATTGTTTTTGTTGTTGACCGGTTAACCTGGACCGATGAAGACCAGATGGTTCTGAACAAGATCAGGGATGCTCGTTGCCCCGTGATCCTGGCAGTGAATAAGGTGGATCGTATCAAGGATAAGGAAACCCTGTTTCCCCATCTTGAACTGCTCGCCCGGAAAGCCGATTTTAAAGCCATTATTCCTCTTTCAGCCCAGCATGGACACAACCTGGAACAGCTGGAGGAACAGGTGGCTGATTTGATGCCGGACAGCATACACTTTTTCCCTGAGGATCAAATTACTGATAGAAGCTCCCGTTTCCTGGCAGCGGAACTGGTAAGGGAGAAAGTCATGCGGCAGCTGGGGGATGAAATTCCCTATGAAATTGCTGTAGAAATTGAGGAGTTCCGTCAGGAGCAGAGACCAAAAGGACCTTTGTTAACCATCAGTGCGCTGATTCTTGTGGAGCGTCCTGGCCAGAAAGCCATTGTAATTGGTGATAAGGGTGCCCGACTGAAAAAAATCGGTCAAGAGTCCCGTTATGACATGGAACGTATGTTTGATTCAAAAATTATGCTAAACCTGTGGGTCAAGGTGAAAGGGGGCTGGTCTGATGATGAGCGAGCCCTTAAGAGCCTGGGTTATGA
- a CDS encoding DUF4845 domain-containing protein, translating into MPGKRQAGAGVLNLFIIIALILFSAMQGIKLFPYYLDDYAIGRVLASLDKEGTGSITTPLEASEWLERGLQSNNVELGGDEFRVSGHGDGLSVDINYERRVHFIYNIDFVLNFEHVWKVKSK; encoded by the coding sequence ATGCCAGGGAAAAGGCAAGCAGGTGCAGGGGTTCTAAACCTATTTATCATCATAGCCTTGATTTTGTTCTCGGCTATGCAGGGAATCAAACTGTTTCCTTATTATCTGGATGACTATGCCATAGGTAGAGTCCTGGCGTCCCTGGATAAGGAAGGTACGGGTTCCATCACAACGCCCCTGGAAGCCAGTGAATGGCTTGAACGAGGGTTGCAAAGTAACAATGTTGAACTCGGCGGTGATGAGTTCAGGGTAAGCGGTCATGGTGACGGACTAAGTGTTGATATCAATTATGAGCGCCGTGTCCATTTCATCTACAATATTGATTTTGTATTAAATTTTGAACACGTTTGGAAAGTTAAATCTAAGTGA
- the rnc gene encoding ribonuclease III, producing the protein MKSEKIAHLERRLGYEFSDKGQLALALTHRSCGSRNNERLEFLGDSIVNFIIAEALYEQFPDAREGQLSRLRARMVRGATLAELGREFELGDFLRLGSGELKSGGYRRESILADAVEAIIGAIYLDAGMETCRSRVRSWFEQRLAVLSTTDQQNKDPKTRLQEFLQARQKSLPLYRVSSITGEAHDQVFTVVCELDCLDQDTLGEGPSRRGAEQQAARKALKLLGITP; encoded by the coding sequence GTGAAGTCTGAAAAAATTGCCCACCTGGAGCGCAGGTTGGGCTACGAATTTTCCGATAAGGGCCAGCTAGCGTTGGCCCTTACTCATCGTAGTTGTGGCAGTCGCAATAATGAGCGCCTGGAGTTTTTAGGAGACTCTATTGTTAATTTTATTATTGCTGAAGCATTGTATGAACAGTTTCCGGATGCCCGTGAAGGGCAGCTGAGCCGCCTGCGGGCAAGAATGGTTCGGGGGGCAACCCTGGCAGAGCTGGGTCGGGAGTTTGAACTGGGGGATTTCCTCAGGCTGGGTTCCGGTGAGCTTAAAAGCGGTGGTTATCGTCGTGAATCCATCCTTGCGGATGCCGTTGAGGCGATTATTGGTGCGATTTACCTTGATGCGGGAATGGAAACCTGTCGATCCCGTGTCCGTAGCTGGTTTGAGCAGCGGCTGGCTGTCCTCTCAACCACTGACCAGCAAAATAAAGACCCTAAAACCCGATTGCAGGAATTTCTGCAGGCAAGGCAAAAATCCTTACCTCTTTATCGGGTTTCCAGTATCACAGGAGAAGCCCATGATCAGGTTTTTACTGTGGTGTGTGAACTGGATTGCCTGGACCAGGATACCCTTGGTGAAGGACCAAGCCGCCGTGGAGCTGAGCAGCAAGCTGCCAGGAAAGCCTTGAAGTTGTTGGGAATTACACCATGA